From the Anopheles merus strain MAF chromosome 2L, AmerM5.1, whole genome shotgun sequence genome, the window AACCCTCTGCACTGGTTAATAATATTCGGCGAAGAGAGTGAGTTAGTAGAATACGAAAAGTTTGAGTaatgaaaatattcaaattagCTGTTCATGCTGATTTAAATCCACAAATTCCCTTCTAGGATTtatctcactcactcactcttaCTCAGTGTGCACATCTCTATGCTGTTCCTATGATGTTTATATTTTAACCTTTTATGAAACACTTCTCACAAACACCTTCACAGAGCAACCGATAATAATACTGAACGATCTTTTACTCTACTTTCTACCAGAGCATCAGTCCCGGTCTGGTAAGGACGGAGATCATCGGTAACAGTGGTGTGCTCAACGATATGCCCATACTCGAACCAGAAGACATCGCGAACGGCATTCTGTACGTGCTCGGGACCCCACCGCGTGTTCAGGTGCACGAGCTAATGATCAAACCGGTCGGTGAATCGCTCGGATAAGTCAACACAGACCAAAATTCGTGGTAGCAAACGATCCcagcaataaataaattgttaaTAAAATAGCATTTGGTACATATTTCGGAATAAATAGTTCGGTACAAATACAAAATGAGATATGATGTTGAGTTCTACCTCTTACCCCTGACAATCGATTGCATGACAGGCTCAAAGTGAGTCGTCACTTTACCTTATCGCACGATAAGAAACAGCAAAAGCGAAACGTCACCACTCAAATAAATCCCCGTGAAGATAAGCAACGTCATCGTTTGAATGTGTGTAGCAAATGAAGACATTTTTACTACAAACAAACTCCCTGTTCATGCAAAACCAGTTCAACGGCAGAAACACTTCAGTCTCGAATTGACCTCTGAACGGAGCGGAACACATACACGCGTTAACAGTCTGCTCCTTTCTTCGTTTCTTATCAAAAAGCCCGTCACACAGCCATGGAACGCTGGCGTGGAAAGGTGGCCATTGTGACCGGTGCTAGCTCCGGCATTGGTGCAGTGACGGTGAAAGCCCTCGCCAACGCCGGTATGATCACGTTCGGCCTGGCTCGCCGTGTCGAACGGGTCGACGAGCTGAAGAAGGAGCTTCCCGCCGAGGCAGCGGACCGGCTGCACAGTGTCCGGTGTGACGTTACGAAGGAGGAGGACATTTTGGCCGCCTTCCAGCTGGTGGAGGAAAAGTGTGGCGGTGTCGATGTGCTGATCAACAATGCCGGTCAGTTGAAGCGTGCGGTCAGTGTGCTGGATGCGGGCAATACGCAGGTTATACGGGATGTGATCGATACGAACGTGGTCGGGTTGGCGCTGTGCAGCCGGGAGGCGTTCCAATCGATGAAGCGTCGCTCGGTCGATGGGCATATCGTGCACATTAACAGCATCCTTGGCCATACGGTTGCGACGACGGGCAAGCTTAACGTCTATCCGGCATCAAAGTTCGCGGTGACTGCACTGACCGAAACGATGCGCCACGAGCTGAGACTGGCGGGAACGAAAATCAAAGTCACGGTAAGTGGAAGATGTGATGGGGGAGAAccaaacagacaaacacaaactATGGGCAGGGCCTACTTTATCTTATCGCTGTGTGAAGAGGCACGAGAGTGCGAGTGACATCTCGTCAGGCTGGTTAGGCTACGGCAGTTTGTGCTAAAATGTGTAAAACAGTATGCAAATCAACAGGGTAATTACCAAATTGAGGTCCCATAAGGACCAAAGAACAAGATTCTTCTGTTTACGGTTGTCTGAAGATCGAAGAGGTTGTCTTCTGTCGATGAACTCAAGATATTTCTTCCTGTGGCGTATTCCAAAAACTGTTGTGATCtccttacttacttacttacttatccggcactacaaccgctttgcggtcttggcctgcctcaggagtgtccgaaaccgctcacggtctcgcgccttcgtctgccagtccgttatcccggccttaatggcggacgcctccacgccatcttgccacctcaatttgggcctaccacgcctcctctgtccttgtggactcCTGAACGTGATCTCCTAACTGTGTTTAATATCTATTTTGATACCATCGTAACAATGACCTTTTTCTTTGTCCACAATAAGTGTGGTGAGATTTCGTGTCGGCCTGGAGCAGATCCCGTTGTACAGACGCCAACTCCTTCGACTTATCTGACTGTCTATTCTGCTTATGCAGTGCAACTTCAACTCGCATGTTGATCACGTTATCAACGAAGCTAACAAATAGTTAGGACTCATTATATTATTGATATAATGATATTGATATTGATGTCCCTTCTCTCCTATCCGTCATCTTCGTGATCTTCTCTTGTTGTCTCGTGATAGACCTTTCCTACCTATCTCAACTCGCTAGCCTCGCTACAGTACGGAACGATTTCTCTCGCAGAGTCTTATCGGCCTTCAAGAACTTGTATCACCCGGTTTGATTACAATATGCCAGTGTCCTGCTTTCTTTTACATCTTCATTACCTTTACCTCTCTCTTTTCCTCATAATCTGTACACACCTTCCTCCATCTCTTCCGACCATTAGTAATACAAGGTTTCTTATGAGTTTTTGGTTATTTCCCgaaatttgttaaatttatcTAACAGCTTATTGAGCTGTCCTCACACATGGTTTAATCATTTTCACGATTTATTAACATCGTCCAAgcatttttgaaacaaaattcaaaacaacaaaacaacaaacaaaaatcataggcattcttcttcttcttcttgtttggcacaacaaccgctgtcggccaaggcctgcttgaacccactagtgaagtgagcttggcggctttcagtgacttattgttaccatagcaggatagtcagtcctacgtatggggacacggtctattcggggcttgaacccatgacgggcgtgttgttacgtcgtacgagttgacgactgtaccaccagaccgaccACTAAACCTTgtgcttccttttttacctCCTCAACAGAGCATCAGCCCGGGACTGGTCAGAACGGAGATGCCGCCCAGTACGGTCTTTGCCGAGGAGCCCTGCCTCGAGCCGGAGGACATTGCGGATGCCGTACTGTACGTGCTCGGGACACCGCCGCGGGTACAGATCCACGAGCTGACGATCAAACCGGTTGGTGAAAAGTAGGGCGAAAAGGGGCATGTAAAATTATACACCCAAAAACGGCAATAAAACTGCACAGCGAAATGAAGATGAGAGGAAtgtatttgttgtgttttgtaagTCACTATTGGTGTGCGGAATGTATTAGGATGAAAGAATGAATCGTTATCGAAAAGAATGACAGATTGATATCAGTTATCATTTAGAATGAATCCTCCAAGGTATTTAGACCAGTGCCTTGAAGGATTAATGTCCAATCATCCGTAACACACAGCACCGATAAGATAACATCCGTTCCCGAAAAGACGAACTCCCTTCTAACAGCATTCCAAAATGGATCGTTGGACTGGCCGGGTGGCCGTCGTTACCGGTGCCAGCTCCGGTATTGGTGCGGCCGTAGTGAAAGCGCTCGCCAACGCGGGCATGATCGTGATCGGTCTGGCACGGCGTGTCGAACGGGTGGAGGAACTGCGCCAACAGCTCTCCGAACAGGCCGCCCAACGGCTGCACGCGATCCGGTGTGATGTAACGCGGGAAGAAGATATAGTGGCCGCTTTTGACCAAATCGAGCAGCATTACGGTGGTGTTGATGTGCTGATCAACAATGCTGGCATTGCGCGAGGTGGAATCAATCTGTTCACACCGGGCAATGCCGATCCGCTGCGCCAGGTACTCGATACGAACGTAATGGGTGTGGTGCTGTGCAGCCGGGAAGCGTTCCAATCGATGAAGCGCCGCTCGGTCGATGGACACATCGTGCAGGTGAACAGTGTGGTAGGGCATACGGTGCCCGCGTTCGCTAGCTTCAACATCTATCCGGCATCCAAGTTTGCGGTGACGGCGCTGACGGAATCGATGCGCCATGAGTTGCGGATAGAGGGAACGCGCATCAAAGTGACGGTAAGGAATGGTTTGAAGTGAAGAAGGGGAGTTGAAGTGAGGTGATGATTAGTtatcggattttttttttcgtattgcGGTCTTTTGGTAGAGCATTAGTCCGGGATTGGTCAGGACGGAGGCGGTCCCTAGTGAGCTGAAAACGGGCCAGACGCCAATACTGGAACCGGAGGATATTGCGGATGCCGTGCTGTACGTGCTGGGCACCCCGCCGGGGGTACAGGTCCATGAGCTTACCATTAGACCCGTTGGTGAAATGATGTGAAATGAAACGTACAACGCTTCTAAATGTGACCATGCAAAAGTCAACTGGGTACTGGTAAGTAGTCTTCAAATAAAGAAATGAAGATggaagcaagaaaaaagcCCTTTGTGTGAAATTTCTTAACGacaattttttatgttttttagcTATTTTCTTCCGGCCCTATAGTCATCTTCTTAAGTTTTGATGTCCATCGGAAACCacgggaaaccctgtaataaagTCATTCACAGCTCTTTCCCTTATCAGTCTGTTTCTGCCCCACCCCTGCGCTTTTGGTAGTGATGACAAAAGGAACGGAACAAATCTACCAGGTTTATTGAACCTTTTGCAAgtgattaaataaaaatcacaaaattcatacagggttttccagggatTTTCTTAGTTGTGGGCCTctttcttgactctttcttatggaATGGGAACTTCAtgtgttggaaattggactgTATGGTAcactttttggacaggcttCTTTTGAAATTCCTATTACATTTGTCCAGCTTGGACGCTATacagtccaattcccattacattaagttaaTTTCACGTTAAAAGTGAACAATAAGTTACTAATAAGTATACATAAATGTAGACTCACAATTCCTCGCAATTAACTTCAGTGCGATATCATTATGGattttaattacattataaatccaaaaaaagcaaaagacatacaaagaaaaaaagaatctGCAATCACTAACAGCCCATGCAATAGGAGGTAACTGCTTGAAAGTTGTTTCTTTTAGTCCACTCGTCAGTCGTAAGAGATATTTATTTAGAAACTCCAAGagttttttataattttcaagAGCTCATCGTATACATAAATGCAATATGTCGTTTGCTGATGGTTTTACGTGGTGCAGGTTTGCTAATAGTTATCAAGTGGGTGATTGTTGAAGTTCCGAAACATCCCAATATGTGGAACTTGTACAGCTGATGCATGGTACATGGACAAAAGAAACATTTACCAATCGTTGAAGCAGTTAGTAGGAGGTATTACAGAAGGTAATACGTTAAATTACGTTGGAGATAAACAGGAGTGCACCTGGCAACGTGctgataaacaaaacaacttagATGCAGAAAACCTACATTATTGGAGCCAAAGTTCTATAATTCCATAGAAGCAGCAGAACGAATCTAGTAGGTTCGGACCGATATTCCCATCACTACTAGTTGCTTGTAGTCCATAATCGCTTGTAGTGGATGTATGTAGTTCTACCCCCTGTCACGAGTGGCAATTTCGTGCTATTTCTTATACATTTTACCAAACAAAGACTTAATATGCTTAGCCATagataaaattataaatagaAAAATGACGCACCGTACACAAAACACATGTTTAGGAGGAAGCATATGCTACCCAGTATTGACGGTCATTAGCAAGATCGCTTTTCAATGGGTGTTATACGCTCGATGCCGGTTCGTTTGATTTATTACTATGCGGCATTCAAGTGTTTCCATAATTAATGTTTCAACTGACTTAAGTTTAgagcatttttaatttttcaaacattgaaTATTTTCCAAAGaggtattatttttttgttaattcttTCATTTGCTCTAGAGTAccaattgatttattgaacaaTCATTTTAAAGTCTTCCCCTAATCTTAATGATTAAAATTTGTAAGAATCATTCTGTTTAGACCGGCTCTATCGCGGAGAATTGTTCTACCGAAAACTGGCTTGCcctctctatgtgtgtgtgtgaatgaagGTCAAGCCCCATAACTTTCATCACATTCCTCCTATTCCGCAGCGCCTTCGGTACGGTGCATCTGGTATTAATTTAACTTCTTAACCTCTCTCCCACCCCATGACCACcccacacaaaaaagccaTAAAGATAACCGGCATACAACGTTCACGCACAAAACCCGTCCCACAAAGCCAAACTGCCAAGTGGAAGCATCCCCTTACACGCCGGTCAACTGGGGAAAGCAACTGTGGGAGAGAGGAGGAGGAATGGCGCAAAAAACAGCTCCATTCCCTCCGCCCGACTGTACGCTCACTTAATTATGGGCCGCACACATTTTTACTTTCCTTTGCAGctaggaagaaagaaaaaaagcatacgTTTACCATGAGGACAACGACGTCATCGAGAGACCGGGtggcaagtgtgtgtgtgcatgtggccAAGGCCACTGTGTGTTCCTCCCTGGGAGTGTTTTCACGGCTAAGAGAGAGACCGAGAGGGGTGGAAATAGTGGGGAAATTCTCCAATCGCAATGATTTGAGTTTCCCAACCGGGTGGGGTTTTTCGGAAAGGACGGAAAGGCACGCATAGGGTGTGgttccttcttttttggcaCACCCCCCACCTATGATATTCTAATGGGTGTGTGGATGGGTTGTGGCCATGTCTCGATAGTTGAGGCGCGCATGAGACGGCCGTCATGAATTTTCCAACCGAATGaatcatcaatcaatcaatggTTAGCCTTCACACTATTCATCAGTTCTTTATTGGTGATAGTGATAGTACTTCCAAGACTTTAACTCCAACATAATACTTCAAGAAAAATTGCTTGATTTTCGTtagtcttcttctttggcacaacaaccgctgtcggtcaaggcctgccagtacccactaatgaagagagcttggctttcagtgactgattgttaccatagcaggatagtcagtcctacgtatgggggcacggtctatttgggacttgaacccatgaagggcatgttgttacgtcgtacgagttgacgactgtaccaccagaccggcttgATTTTCGTTAGTAAAATACATAAATGGTGTATCAAAGCATAATCATTACACTGTAAATAAGATAAAAAAgagtttcatttaaaaaatacaaaaaacgaTAAATAAGTTGAAAGAACAGCAAACAAAGATCAACGAAATAAAGACCaactaaaaacataaaaaaataccaaaaagacACTGCAAAACactaaaaaatacaaacagaagaccaaaaaagtgaagttctaataaataaaaaaagaaaatagaatAGAAAATACAGCCACCACAATACGAAAATATAAGTAGATCAAACCAATCCATCTCACAGAATATACATCACAATAATTGGGCAGCCCGTTGCGAAAGGCACATCCAACGGCTAACAGGTCGTGGAGCATATCCAGCATCATCCATCTTTTGTGCGCAATTCGTCCCTTCCCGGGCGTGAGACTAatgtaattgtgtgtgtgtatgtgaaccGGTTCCAGGCATTTGTTTCGGGCGCCCGGCAATGGGAGTAGGAGTCCAAAAAGTGCACAGCAATAAAAGAAGCAGCATTTGAGGCAACATTTTGCACGCTTATTGCCCACTCTTAAACTTGGGAAGAATATGTTTAAGACTGAGCGACCTTACAAAGACACTAAACTGTTTGACCATTTTGACTTGTATAAAAcgaatttcaattaaaacgaTGCTTGCGCTAGCTTATTCAATGATAACACATACATAAATGGGGCTTATTCAAACACCGAACAATGAAATATATTGAATTTGTGTTTAGCTCTTGCAAGAAACGTATGTTTtagaagaaaagaaatcaaATTGTGGTAAAATCATTATAATAACGTCACTTCATTCACTTACCTTATAAATTTCACTCACTCTCGTTTAGCACGCTTGAAAGCTTCGTTAATGTTGCACTCGCGTCAATAAGTTT encodes:
- the LOC121593893 gene encoding farnesol dehydrogenase-like → MERWRGKVAIVTGASSGIGAVTVKALANAGMITFGLARRVERVDELKKELPAEAADRLHSVRCDVTKEEDILAAFQLVEEKCGGVDVLINNAGQLKRAVSVLDAGNTQVIRDVIDTNVVGLALCSREAFQSMKRRSVDGHIVHINSILGHTVATTGKLNVYPASKFAVTALTETMRHELRLAGTKIKVTSISPGLVRTEMPPSTVFAEEPCLEPEDIADAVLYVLGTPPRVQIHELTIKPVGEK
- the LOC121593890 gene encoding farnesol dehydrogenase-like codes for the protein MDRWTGRVAVVTGASSGIGAAVVKALANAGMIVIGLARRVERVEELRQQLSEQAAQRLHAIRCDVTREEDIVAAFDQIEQHYGGVDVLINNAGIARGGINLFTPGNADPLRQVLDTNVMGVVLCSREAFQSMKRRSVDGHIVQVNSVVGHTVPAFASFNIYPASKFAVTALTESMRHELRIEGTRIKVTSISPGLVRTEAVPSELKTGQTPILEPEDIADAVLYVLGTPPGVQVHELTIRPVGEMM